The Rhinatrema bivittatum chromosome 4, aRhiBiv1.1, whole genome shotgun sequence genome window below encodes:
- the LOC115089798 gene encoding BTB/POZ domain-containing protein 6 isoform X2: protein MAAELYPSSTNTNLANSNTAAITANTKKNVLQLQQSAPPPPQLQNLNNNNIESTNWQSFHPTLRERNALMFNNELMADIHFIVGPHGASKRVPAHKYVLAVGSSVFYAMFYGDLAEVKSEIHIPDVEPAAFLILLKYMYSDEIDLDADTVLATLYAAKKYIVPALAKACVNFLETSLEAKNACVLLSQSRLFEEPELTQRCWEVIDAQAELALKSEGFCEIDQQTLEIIVTRETLNTKEAVIFESILNWAEAECKRQGLPITPRNKRKVLGKALYLVRVPTMTLEEFADGAAQSDILTLEETHNIFLWYTATNKPKLEFPLTKRKGLVPQKCHRFQSSAYRSNQWRYRGRCDSIQFAVDKRIFIAGLGLYGSSCGKAEYSVKIELKRQGAVLAQNLTKFISDGSSNTFSVWFEHPVQVEQDTFYNVSVILDGNELSYFGQEGMTEVQCGKVTFQFQCSSDSTNGTGVQGGQIPELIFYA, encoded by the exons ATGGCTGCAGAACTTTATCCTAGCAGCACAAATACGAATCTCGCAAACAGTAACACTGCTGCAATCACAGCTAACACCAAGAAGAACGTCCTTCAGCTTCAGCAGAGCGCACCGCCGCCGCCGCAACTGCAAAACCTGAACAACAACAACATCGAGAGCACCAACTGGCAATCGTTTCATCCCACCCTGCGAGAAAG gaaTGCACTGATGTTCAACAACGAACTCATGGCGGATATCCATTTCATTGTGGGCCCTCACGGGGCGTCAAAGAGAGTTCCTGCGCATAAG tATGTTTTGGCAGTGGGTAGTTCTGTCTTCTACGCTATGTTTTATGGTGATCTTGCAGAGGTTAAATCTGAAATCCATATACCAGATGTGGAACCCGCTGCCTTTCTAATTCTATTAAA ATATATGTACAGTGATGAGATTGACTTGGATGCAGACACCGTGCTTGCTACTTTATATGCTGCCAAAAAGTACATTGTACCTGCTTTGGCCAAGGCCTGTGTCAATTTTCTGGAGACTAGTTTAGAGGCCAAGAATGCTTGTGTTCTGCTGTCACAGAGCAGACTTTTTGAGGAGCCAGAACTGACCCAGCGATGTTGGGAAGTCATCGATGCTCAAGCAGAATTAGCACTGAAGtcagaaggcttttgtgaaataGACCAACAAACTCTAGAGATCATTGTCACCCGTGAAACACTGAACACGAAGGAAGCAGTAATTTTTGAGTCTATTCTGAACTGGGCAGAAGCTGAATGCAAGAGACAAGGGCTGCCCATTACGCCAAGGAACAAGAGGAAAGTATTAGGAAAAGCTTTATATTTGGTACGGGTTCCAACTATGACACTGGAGGAGTTTGCGGACGGAGCTGCCCAATCGGACATTCTAACCCTAGAAGAAACACATAATATATTCTTGTGGTATACTGCTACCAATAAACCCAAGTTGGAATTTCCACTGACAAAAAGAAAAGGCCTTGTGCCACAAAAATGTCACAGATTTCAATCATCTGCATACCGCAGCAATCAGTGGAGGTACCGAGGTCGCTGTGACAGCATTCAGTTTGCTGTCGATAAAAGGATATTTATAGCAGGACTGGGATTATACGGGTCAAGCTGCGGTAAAGCAGAGTACAGTGTCAAAATTGAACTGAAACGTCAAGGGGCTGTGCTTGCTCAAAATCTGACAAAGTTTATTTCTGATGGCTCCAGTAACACCTTCTCAGTATGGTTTGAACACCCTGTGCAGGTGGAACAAGATACATTTTACAACGTGAGCGTGATCCTCGATGGCAATGAACTTAGCTATTTTGGACAAGAAGGAATGACAGAAGTTCAGTGTGGAAAAGTAACATTCCAGTTTCAGTGCTCCTCAGACAGCACCAATGGCACTGGAGTTCAAGGAGGACAAATCCCGGAACTCATTTTCTATGCATGA
- the LOC115089798 gene encoding BTB/POZ domain-containing protein 6 isoform X1, with amino-acid sequence MPQSPGCLNGRIMKCLTFFLLLPETLKKSKKSVKSNGKLPACYEIVPLSLKKMAAELYPSSTNTNLANSNTAAITANTKKNVLQLQQSAPPPPQLQNLNNNNIESTNWQSFHPTLRERNALMFNNELMADIHFIVGPHGASKRVPAHKYVLAVGSSVFYAMFYGDLAEVKSEIHIPDVEPAAFLILLKYMYSDEIDLDADTVLATLYAAKKYIVPALAKACVNFLETSLEAKNACVLLSQSRLFEEPELTQRCWEVIDAQAELALKSEGFCEIDQQTLEIIVTRETLNTKEAVIFESILNWAEAECKRQGLPITPRNKRKVLGKALYLVRVPTMTLEEFADGAAQSDILTLEETHNIFLWYTATNKPKLEFPLTKRKGLVPQKCHRFQSSAYRSNQWRYRGRCDSIQFAVDKRIFIAGLGLYGSSCGKAEYSVKIELKRQGAVLAQNLTKFISDGSSNTFSVWFEHPVQVEQDTFYNVSVILDGNELSYFGQEGMTEVQCGKVTFQFQCSSDSTNGTGVQGGQIPELIFYA; translated from the exons ATGCCACAATCTCCTGGTTGCCTTAATGGCAGGATCATGAAGTGCTTGACTTTCTTTCTTCTGCTTCCAGAAACCTTAAAGAAGTCCAAAAAGAGCGTGAAGTCAAACGGCAAGCTTCCAGCATGCTATGAAATAGTACCCCTGTCCCTGAAGAAGATGGCTGCAGAACTTTATCCTAGCAGCACAAATACGAATCTCGCAAACAGTAACACTGCTGCAATCACAGCTAACACCAAGAAGAACGTCCTTCAGCTTCAGCAGAGCGCACCGCCGCCGCCGCAACTGCAAAACCTGAACAACAACAACATCGAGAGCACCAACTGGCAATCGTTTCATCCCACCCTGCGAGAAAG gaaTGCACTGATGTTCAACAACGAACTCATGGCGGATATCCATTTCATTGTGGGCCCTCACGGGGCGTCAAAGAGAGTTCCTGCGCATAAG tATGTTTTGGCAGTGGGTAGTTCTGTCTTCTACGCTATGTTTTATGGTGATCTTGCAGAGGTTAAATCTGAAATCCATATACCAGATGTGGAACCCGCTGCCTTTCTAATTCTATTAAA ATATATGTACAGTGATGAGATTGACTTGGATGCAGACACCGTGCTTGCTACTTTATATGCTGCCAAAAAGTACATTGTACCTGCTTTGGCCAAGGCCTGTGTCAATTTTCTGGAGACTAGTTTAGAGGCCAAGAATGCTTGTGTTCTGCTGTCACAGAGCAGACTTTTTGAGGAGCCAGAACTGACCCAGCGATGTTGGGAAGTCATCGATGCTCAAGCAGAATTAGCACTGAAGtcagaaggcttttgtgaaataGACCAACAAACTCTAGAGATCATTGTCACCCGTGAAACACTGAACACGAAGGAAGCAGTAATTTTTGAGTCTATTCTGAACTGGGCAGAAGCTGAATGCAAGAGACAAGGGCTGCCCATTACGCCAAGGAACAAGAGGAAAGTATTAGGAAAAGCTTTATATTTGGTACGGGTTCCAACTATGACACTGGAGGAGTTTGCGGACGGAGCTGCCCAATCGGACATTCTAACCCTAGAAGAAACACATAATATATTCTTGTGGTATACTGCTACCAATAAACCCAAGTTGGAATTTCCACTGACAAAAAGAAAAGGCCTTGTGCCACAAAAATGTCACAGATTTCAATCATCTGCATACCGCAGCAATCAGTGGAGGTACCGAGGTCGCTGTGACAGCATTCAGTTTGCTGTCGATAAAAGGATATTTATAGCAGGACTGGGATTATACGGGTCAAGCTGCGGTAAAGCAGAGTACAGTGTCAAAATTGAACTGAAACGTCAAGGGGCTGTGCTTGCTCAAAATCTGACAAAGTTTATTTCTGATGGCTCCAGTAACACCTTCTCAGTATGGTTTGAACACCCTGTGCAGGTGGAACAAGATACATTTTACAACGTGAGCGTGATCCTCGATGGCAATGAACTTAGCTATTTTGGACAAGAAGGAATGACAGAAGTTCAGTGTGGAAAAGTAACATTCCAGTTTCAGTGCTCCTCAGACAGCACCAATGGCACTGGAGTTCAAGGAGGACAAATCCCGGAACTCATTTTCTATGCATGA